TTCTTGTTAGGTCTGTCAGGAACCACTTTTGGGAATATCTGTCAGGTAATCTTATTTAGTCcccaaattaaaattttctaagcAATACCATTTACTGACACATTGGACACATTTACTGAGGCTTGCTATATGCAAGGCACTGAGGGAGACACTATATTGAATTTACAGactatttcagaagaaaaatcaataaataactcGATAATTAATCAGTTacagaattaaattataaatgtaaatataagaaacaaattcaTGGATCCATAGAACATGAGATTTTCAGTTTTGCCTTAACAATTAAATAGGATTCATAGGGTAGAAAGgttgaagaaaatgaacaatgagaGAACATGATGGATCAAGACTGAGATTTGTGGAATAGTCAATGCATATGATACTTTGGGGGGCATCAAAAAagtgataaaggtaatatattgTCAGATAAGACAAATTACTGAAAGATATTTGGTTTGATAtttatttggaaaccatggagaaTATTGATGACTTTTAAGGGGTTACATGCAGTGAGATACTTCCGCATCTCTGTATTATTGTGTATATTCACGTAGGAAAAGAAACAAGGGAAATatactgagaaaataaattatggtcatgattatgggaatgaaaattgTGGGTAAATGAAAGATATTTTAGAAAGAAACTCAATAGATTTCAAGTATACAACAATACTAACATTATTAAGTTCTTACCAGGAGACAGGAACTATGCCAAACACCTTGCAAGCaacatttcatttagttttacaATACTCCCAAGAGATAGATATTAGCAGTTTCATTTTTTAGATGCTTGGAGAATGGAAAAATTGCCCACGACAAGCGCTAGGTATGTTgttgagctgagatttgaacccaagactgtctaaggaaataatcagtacactttaaaattataaaatctttaAATACTGGAATTGGAAGATATAATAAAATgctttaatcaaatatttcatcCAGTGTTTGTGCTCTTGAATGATACCCGCTTTGTGGTTATTCAGGCTGTGCTTGAATATTTCTGGTTATGAACAGTTTGCTGCACATTAAGATGTTGATTccgtttcagggtttatctgacCATTAGAATCTTCTGTGTTGTGAAGTAAAATATAGTTTCCAGCAGGTAGTCTCTCTTCAGCCTCTTGGAGACAAGTAAAAAGAGTCCAAACCTCTTCACTATagcaacattttaaacatttaaaaatagctatCATGTACTACTTGGATTTTTCTTTGCTAGTTAAACATACCCAGTTCTTTCATCTACTTTTTATGGCAAGATCTAAATCCCTAAACTGTTTCATTTCCCTATATTCCATGTAAAGTATTGTATTCCAAATGGCACATGGTAATCCAGCTGATGCTTGGGTGCTAAGGAAGACTATGGATTTCCAATTTATAgattctatttgttttctttggaaaTACATAGATTAGAATTGACCTTAGATTAAAATTGCTAATTGTATTTTAAGTGTGGTCTACTAATCCATTTCTTTAACTTCTGTAgaacacatgcaaaatacatgatttaaaaaaagcagcACTGAAGATGCTTATTGTTTGTCATACACAACCCCTTCTCACATTGGGAGCTGTAGTTAGTAGTCTTCTGGCCTCTACCCCTTTCAACCATGAAGTCAAGTTACGGTAGACCAATCATAGGCTATTGCTACCCCAGGCACAGGAGAGGAATACATGTCCTAATTTAGGACATTATACTACTTCCCTGGGGTTATTCAGATTAGAAAGAAGGGAGGACAGTTTCTCAATGTTGGTGAAGCTGTTGAGTTATAAACATGGGATTGGTTAAGAAGTTATGTTCTTGGCTTGCAGAATGAAGTTCTGTATGAAGGAAGCTGGGACCATGGAAGCTACAAAGTCTCAGGATGGAAAGGTACTAGCAGCTGTCTGGCCACTCTGCTATTTTGAGTTGGGATTTTAGTAAGGACTAATATAACTAGTTTTCAGAGATGTGTGAATCCTATGTTTATTAATTATAGAACTCATTCACTACCCTTTCTTATTAtggttaaaagaaaatttaatcatTATGCATTTATATGCatgacatgaatatatacatattaaatatGAGAGGAAAAGATGAGAATCCTTAGAAGAACCTTCCTTCTGACTGACTTTTAAATTCCTAAATTGATGTTTTCTATTAAAAAGTTTTGAGATGTCAATTACAATGCCCTTGAAGTCTCTGATTCCTTCTCTGGTCAACCTCAATAACCTGTTTTCccagaatagataaaaagaaCTCTGCACTATGAATCACTTCTGAGTAGGGAGAATTTCCCTTCCCTTACCCATACATACACCTGTGCACACACttgaacacaaacacacacacacgcacatgagATGGTacacttattttctcttttttaacttGAGAATCTGCCAAGAGGATAATGGATCCTGGAAATCATTCCCCAGTGACTGAGTTCATCCTCGCTGGGCTGACGAAATGTCCTGAACTCCAGctgcccctcttcctcctcttcctagGAATCTATGTGGTCACAGTGGTGGGGAACCTGGGCATGATCACACTGATTGGGCTCAGTCCTCCCctgcacacccccatgtactaTTTCCTCAGCAGCTTGTCCTTCATTGATCTCTGCCATTCCTCTGTTGTTACTCCCAAAATGCTGGTGAACTTTGTGACAGAGAAGGACACCATCTCCTACCCGGAATGCATGGCTcagctttatttctttctggtttTTGCTGTTGCAGAGTGTCACATGTTGGCGGCAATGGCATATGACCGCTATGTTGCCATCTGTAATCCATTGCTTTATAATGTCATCATGTCCTATCACATCTGCTTCTGGCTCACATTGGGAGTTTATATTTTAGGCCTCATTGGATCTACAATTCATACAGGTTTCATGGTGAGACTCTTTTTCTGCAAGATCAACGTGGTTAACCATTATTTTTGCGATCTCTTCCCACTCCTGGAGTTGTCCTGCTCCAGCATCCATGTCAATGAATTACTGGTTCTGTGCTTGAGTGCATTTAACATTCTGACTCCTGCCCTAACCATCCTTGTTTCCTACATCTTCATCATTGCCAGCATCCTCCGCATCCGCTCCACTGAAGGCAGGTCCAAAGCCTTTAGCACATGCAGCTCCCACATCTCTGCTGTCACTGTTTTCTTTGGGTCTGCAGCATTCATGTACTTGCAACCATCATCTGTCAGCTCTATGGACCAAGGGAAATTGTTCTCTGTGTTTTATACTGTTGTTGttcccatgctgaacccctttaTTTACTGTCTGAGGAATAAGGATGTCAAACATGCCCTGAAGAAAATTCTGGACAGTAGAGCATGCTCCTTCGTAGAATCACTGTGATGACATTATATCAGAAACTAGTCTTCGGTCTGCTGAGATATGTAATTTGTTAGATTAATTCTTGAAGTTTGTTTATTCTTGATActtccaccc
This genomic stretch from Choloepus didactylus isolate mChoDid1 chromosome 6, mChoDid1.pri, whole genome shotgun sequence harbors:
- the LOC119537333 gene encoding putative olfactory receptor 8G3 pseudogene; protein product: MDPGNHSPVTEFILAGLTKCPELQLPLFLLFLGIYVVTVVGNLGMITLIGLSPPLHTPMYYFLSSLSFIDLCHSSVVTPKMLVNFVTEKDTISYPECMAQLYFFLVFAVAECHMLAAMAYDRYVAICNPLLYNVIMSYHICFWLTLGVYILGLIGSTIHTGFMVRLFFCKINVVNHYFCDLFPLLELSCSSIHVNELLVLCLSAFNILTPALTILVSYIFIIASILRIRSTEGRSKAFSTCSSHISAVTVFFGSAAFMYLQPSSVSSMDQGKLFSVFYTVVVPMLNPFIYCLRNKDVKHALKKILDSRACSFVESL